CGAGTCGAAACACCGGGACTAGGCTTGACGCGACGATGATCACGCGTCACTCTATGCGTGAACATTCACGCGGTCTCCCGCGTGCGGCACCCATCCCGGGTGTCCTTTCTGCTGCCCGGCTCGACATCTACTGAGTTTGGGTGTACTTTTGGACGTTGCGCTGGCTGCCTCCTGTCCACCTCTCGACCTCACTGCCGCGAAGTGATCCGCTTCCTGCTCCTGTGGCGAGGATTCGTTCGGGTTGTGACCAGCGAATTCGCCCCACATGAAGAAGCAGATACAGCGGCGGTCGCACCAGCAAGAGCGGCCCGCGTGAGGTGCTGGAAGGACGCATCTTGGCAGTCTCTAGCCAGACCAAGGCAGTTGCCGGAATCCCCGGAGCCCCCAGGAGGGTTTCGTTCGCGAAGATTCGCGAGCCCCTCGAGGTGCCAGGGCTCCTCGATCTACAGACTGATTCGTTCGAATGGTTGATCGGCTCGCAGGGCTGGCGTGAGCGCGCAGCCGCGCGTGGCGACGGAGCGGTCCAGGGTGGTCTCGACGAGATCCTGGCCGAGCTTTCGCCGATCGAGGATTTCTCGGGGTCGATGTCCCTGTCCTTCTCCGACCCTCGCTTCGACGAGGTCAAGGCCTCGGTCGACGAGTGCAAAGACAAGGACATGACCTACGCGGCGCCGCTGTTCGTCACCGCGGAGTTCATCAACAACAACACCGGTGAGATCAAGAGCCAGACGGTCTTCATGGGTGACTTCCCGATGATGACCGACAAGGGCACGTTCATCATCAACGGCACCGAGCGCGTCGTCGTCTCGCAGCTCGTCCGCTCGCCGGGCGTGTACTTCGACGATTCGATCGACAAGAGCACCGAGAAGACCCTGCACAGCGTCAAGGTCATCCCGGGCCGTGGTGCGTGGCTCGAGTTCGACGTCGACAAGCGCGACACCGTGGGTGTCCGTATCGACCGCAAGCGCCGTCAGCCGGTTACCGTGCTGCTCAAGGCGCTGGGTTGGACCACCGAGCAGATCACTCAGCGTTTCGGTTTCTCCGAGATCATGATGTCGACGCTCGAGAAGGACAACACCGCCGGCACCGACGAGGCGCTGCTCGACATCTACCGCAAGCTGCGTCCGGGTGAGCCGCCGACGAAGGAGAGCGCGCAGACCCTCCTGGAGAACCTGTTCTTCAAGGACAAGCGCTACGACCTCGCTCGCGTGGGCCGCTACAAGATCAACAAGAAGCTGGGCCTGAACACCGGCCTGCCGATCGAGGCGTCGACCCTCACCGAGGAAGACATCGTCGCCACGATCGAGTACCTGGTGCGTCTGCACGCCGGCGACACCACGATGACCGCTCCGGAGGGCGTCGAGGTTCCCGTCGAGGTCGACGACATCGACCACTTCGGTAACCGTCGTCTGCGCACCGTGGGCGAGCTCATCCAGAACCAGATCCGCGTGGGCCTGTCCCGCATGGAGCGCGTTGTCCGCGAGCGCATGACGACCCAGGACGTCGAGGCGATCACGCCGCAGACCCTGATCAACATCCGCCCGGTCGTCGCCGCGATCAAGGAGTTCTTCGGAACCTCCCAGCTGTCGCAGTTCATGGACCAGAACAACCCGCTGTCGGGTCTGACCCACAAGCGTCGTCTGTCGGCGCTGGGCCCGGGCGGTCTGTCGCGTGAGCGCGCCGGCCTCGAGGTGCGAGACGTCCACTCGTCGCACTACGGCCGCATGTGCCCCATCGAGACCCCTGAAGGCCCGAACATCGGCCTGATCGGCTCGCTCTCGGTGTACGCGCGGGTCAACCCGTTCGGCTTCATCGAGACGCCGTACCGCAAGGTCGTCGACGGCCAGGTCACCGACCAGGTGGACTACCTGACCGCGGACGAGGAGGACCGCCACGTCGTGGCGCAGGCCAACTCGCCGGTCGACTCCGCCGGTCACTTCGTCGAGGATCGCGTCCTGGTTCGCCGTAAGGGCGGCGAGGTCGAGTTCGTCTCGTCCTCGGACGTCGACTACATGGACGTCTCGCCGCGCCAGATGGTCTCCGTCGCGACCGCGATGATTCCGTTCCTCGAGCACGACGACGCCAACCGTGCCCTCATGGGTGCGAACATGCAGCGTCAGGCGGTGCCGCTGGTCCGCAGCGAGTCCCCGCTGGTCGGTACCGGCATGGAGCTGCGTGCCGCGGTCGACGCCGGCGACGTCATCGTCACCGAGAAGAGCGGCGTCGTCGAGGAGGTCTCCTCCGACTACGTCACCGTCATGGCCGACGACGCCAGCCGCAAGACGTACCGTCTGCGCAAGTTCGCGCGCTCCAACCAGGGCACGTGCGCCAACCAGCGTCCGATCGTGGACGAGGGCCAGCGCGTCGAGGCCGGCCAGGTCCTCGCCGACGGCCCCTGCACCGAGAACGGTGAGATGGCGCTCGGCAAGAACCTGCTCGTGGCGATCATGCCGTGGGAGGGCCACAACTACGAGGACGCGATCATCCTGTCGCAGCGCCTCGTGGAGGAGGACGTGCTCACCTCGATCCACATCGAGGAGCACGAGATCGACGCCCGCGACACCAAGCTCGGTGCCGAGGAGATCACCCGGGACATCCCGAACGTCTCCGACGAGGTGCTGGCTGACCTCGACGAGCGCGGCATCGTCCGCATCGGTGCCGAGGTCCGCGACGGCGACATCCTGGTCGGCAAGGTCACCCCGAAGGGTGAGACCGAGCTGACCCCGGAGGAGCGGCTGCTGCGCGCGATCTTCGGTGAGAAGGCCCGCGAGGTTCGCGACACCTCCCTGAAGGTGCCGCACGGTGAGTCCGGCAAGGTCATCGGCATCCGCGTGTTCTCGCGCGAGGACGACGACGATCTGCCTCCGGGCGTCAACGAGCTGGTTCGCGTCTACGTTGCCCAGAAGCGCAAGATCCAGGACGGCGACAAGCTCGCCGGCCGCCACGGCAACAAGGGCGTCATCGGCAAGATCCTCCCGCAGGAGGACATGCCGTTCCTGCCCGACGGCACCCCGGTCGACATCATCCTGAACACCCACGGTGTTCCGCGTCGTATGAACATCGGCCAGGTGCTCGAGACGCACCTCGGCTGGATCGGCAAGACCGGCTGGAACGTGCAGATCGCTGCCGACGGCACGCGTCCCGAGTGGGCGCAGAACCTGCCCGAGGAGATGCTGTCCGCGCCGGCCGACTCGAACATCGCCACCCCGGTGTTCGACGGTGCCAAGGAGGACGAGCTCACCGGTCTGCTCGGTGCGACGCTGCCGAACCGTGACGGTGAGCAGATGGTCGGGTCGGACGGCAAGGCGACGCTGTTCGACGGTCGCTCCGGCGAGCCGTTCCCGTACCCGGTGTCGGTCGGCTACATGTACATCATCAAGCTGCACCACCTGGTCGACGACAAGATCCACGCGCGTTCGACCGGTCCGTACTCGATGATCACCCAGCAGCCGCTCGGCGGTAAGGCCCAGTTCGGTGGCCAGCGCTTCGGTGAGATGGAGTGCTGGGCGATGCAGGCGTACGGCGCCGCCTACACCCTGCAGGAGCTGCTCACCATCAAGTCGGACGACGTGGTCGGCCGCGTGAAGGTGTACGAGGCCATCGTCAAGGGCGAGAACATCCCCGAGCCGGGCATTCCCGAGTCCTTCAAGGTGCTCCTCAAGGAGCTCCAGTCGCTCTGCCTCAACGTGGAGGTGCTGTCCTCGGACGGCGCGGCCATCGCGATGGCGGACGGCGACGACGAGGACCTCGAGCGTGCCGCCGCGAACCTGGGCATCAACCTGTCCCGGAACGAGGCCGCGACCGTGGACGATCTCGCGAACTAGTTTTCGGTCCCCGGGCTGTGATCCGTCGCAGCCCGGGGGCGCTAGAGCACATTTGAATTGGCAGTCAGGAGAAGCGGATCTCACCCGCTGATCCACAATCCCTCTGGGGAAAGGAAGTTACGTGCTCGACGTCAACTTCTTCGATGAACTCCGCATCGGTCTCGCGACCGCGGAGGACATCCGCAACTGGTCCTACGGCGAGGTCAAGAAGCCGGAGACCATCAACTACCGCACGCTCAAGCCCGAGAAGGACGGCCTCTTCTGCGAGAAGATCTTCGGCCCCACCCGGGACTGGGAGTGCTACTGCGGTAAGTACAAGCGTGTCCGCTTCAAGGGCATCATCTGTGAGCGCTGCGGCGTCGAGGTGACGCGCGCCAAGGTGCGTCGTGAGCGCATGGGCCACATCGAGCTCGCGGCTCCCGTGACCCACATCTGGTACTTCAAGGGTGTGCCGAGCCGCCTCGGTTACCTGCTCGACCTGGCTCCGAAGGATCTCGAGAAGATCATCTACTTCGCCGCCTACGTCATCGTCGGTGTCGACGAGGAGCTGCGTCACAACGAGCTCTCCACGCTCGAAGCCGAGATGGAGGTCGAGAAGAAGACCGTCGCCGACCAGCGCGACGCCGATCTCGAGGCCCGCGCCCAGAAGCTCGAAGCGGACATCGCCGAGCTCGAGGCCGAGGGTGCCAAGTCCGACGTCCGCCGCAAGGTCAAGGACGGCGGCGAGCGCGAGATGCGTCAGCTCCGTGACCGTGCCCAGCGTGAGCTGGACCGGCTCGATGAGATCTGGAACACCTTCACCAAGCTGAGCGTCAAGCAGCTCATCGTGGACGAGGGTCTGTACCGCGAGATCGTCGACCGTTACGGCGAGTACTTCACGGGCGCGATGGGCGCGGAGTCCATCCAGATCCTCATGCGCAACTTCGACATCGAGGCCGAGGCCGAGTCCCTGCGCGAGACCATCCGCAGCGGCAAGGGTCAGAAGAAGCTGCGCGCCCTCAAGCGTCTGAAGGTCGTCGCCGCGTTCCAGCAGTCGGGCAACTCGCCCATGGGCATGGTCCTCGACGCCGTCCCGGTGATCCCGCCGGAGCTGCGTCCGATGGTCCAGCTCGACGGTGGCCGTTTCGCGACGTCCGACCTGAACGACCTGTACCGCCGCGTCATCAACCGCAACAACCGCCTCAAGCGACTGATCGACCTCGGGGCTCCCGAGATCATCGTCAACAACGAGAAGCGGATGCTGCAGGAGTCCGTCGACGCGCTGTTCGACAACGGCCGCCGCGGTCGTCCGGTCACCGGTCCGGGTAACCGTCCGCTGAAGTCGCTGTCCGATCTGCTCAAGGGCAAGCAGGGCCGCTTCCGTCAGAACCTGCTCGGTAAGCGCGTCGACTACTCGGGTCGTTCGGTCATCGTCGTCGGTCCGCAGCTCAAGCTGCACCAGTGCGGTCTGCCGAAGCTGATGGCGCTCGAGCTGTTCAAGCCGTTCGTCATGAAGCGTCTGGTCGACCTCAACCACGCGCAGAACATCAAGTCCGCGAAGCGCATGGTCGAGCGTCAGCGTCCGCAGGTGTGGGACGTCCTCGAAGAGGTCATCAACGAGCACCCGGTGCTGCTGAACCGTGCACCTACGCTGCACCGCCTCGGCATCCAGGCTTTCGAGCCGCAGCTCGTCGAGGGCAAGGCCATCCAGCTGCACCCGCTCGTCTGTGAGGCGTTCAACGCCGACTTCGACGGTGACCAGATGGCCGTGCACCTGCCGCTGTCGGCAGAGGCGCAGGCCGAGGCCCGCATCCTGATGCTGTCGTCGAACAACATCCTGTCGCCGGCATCGGGCCGTCCGCTCGCCATGCCGCGTCTGGACATGGTGACGGGTCTGTTCCACCTGACCCGTCAGGTCGACGGTGCGATCGGCGAGTACAAGCCGGCCACCGACGGTCAGGCGGAGCACGGCGTGTACTCGTCCCCGGCCGAGGCCCAGATGGCCGTCGACCGTGGCGTGCTGTCCGTGCAGGCGGGTATCAAGGTGCGTCTGACGCATCAGCGTCCGCCGCGTGAGGTCGAGGCGGAGCTGTTCCCCGAGGGCTGGAACTACGGCGACGCCTGGATCACCGAGACGACTCTCGGCCGCGTCATGTTCAACGATCTGCTCCCGGCGGACTACCCGTTCATCAACGAGCAGATGCCGAAGAAGCGTCAGGCGACGATCATCAACGATCTCGCCGAGCGTTACCCGATGATCGTGGTCGCGCAGACCGTCGACAAGCTGAAGGACACCGGCTTCTACTGGGCCACCCGTTCCGGCGTGACGGTCTCGATCTCCGACGTCCTCGTGCCGCCGGAGAAGCCCCAGATCATGGAGCAGTTCGAGGCGCAGGCCGACCAGATCGAGAAGAAGTACCAGCGCGGTGCTCTCAACCACGCCGAGCGCAACAGCGCCCTGGTGAAGATCTGGTCCGAGGCCACCGACGAGGTCGGTAAGGCCATGGAGGCCCACTTCCCCGACGACAACCCGATCCCGATGATCGTGAAGTCCGGCGCGGCCGGCAACATGACTCAGGTTCGCTCGCTCGCCGGTATGAAGGGCCTGGTGACGAACCCGAAGGGTGAGTTCATCCCGCGTCCGATCAAGTCCTCCTTCAAGGAGGGCCTGACGGTTCTCGAGTACTTCATCAACACGCACGGTGCTCGTAAGGGTCTGGCCGATACCGCACTCCGCACCGCCGACTCGGGCTACCTGACCCGTCGTCTGGTGGACGTCTCGCAGGACGTCATCGTCCGCGAGGTCGACTGTGGCACCGAGCGCGGCATCATCACGCACATCGCGGAGAAGCAGGCCGACGGCACGATCATCCGCGACGCGCACGTCGAGACCTCGACGTACGCCCGCACCCTCGCCGCGGACGCGGTCGACGAGAACGGCAACGTCATCGTCGAGCGTGGCCACGACCTGGGCGATCCGGCGATCGACGCGCTGCTCGCAGCGGGTGTCACGCAGGTCAAGGTTCGCTCGGTGCTCACCTGCACCACGGCGACCGGTGTGTGTGCCACGTGCTACGGCCGCTCGATGGCCACCGGCAAGCTCGTCGACATCGGCGAGGCCGTCGGTATCGTTGCCGCGCAGTCGATCGGTGAGCCCGGTACCCAGCTGACGATGCGTACGTTCCACCAGGGTGGTGCGGCCGGCGCGGCCGACATCACCGGTGGTCTGCCGCGTGTCCAGGAGCTGTTCGAGGCCCGTGTCCCGAAGGGCAAGGCGCCCATCGCGGACGTCTCCGGCCGGGTGCAGCTCGAGGACGGCGAGCGCTTCTACAAGATCACCATCGTCCCGGACGACGGTGGCGAAGAGGTTGTCTACGACAAGCTCTCGAAGCGTCAGCGTCTGCGCGTGTTCAAGCACGACGACGGCTCCGAGCGCCTGCTGGCGGACGGTGACCACGTCGACGTCGGTCAGCAGCTCATGGAAGGTGCTGCCGACCCGCACGAGGTGCTGCGTGTCATGGGCCCCCGTCAGGTGCAGATCCACCTCGTCAACGAGGTCCAGGAGGTGTACCGGAGCCAGGGTGTGTCGATCCACGACAAGCACATCGAGGTCATCGTGCGCCAGATGCTGCGCCGCGTCACGATCATCGACTCGGGTGCGACGGAGTTCCTGCCCGGCTCGCTGGTCGAGCGCGCGGAGTTCGAGGCGTCCAACCGTCGCGTCGTCGCCGAGGGTGGCGAGCCCGCGGCCGGCCGTCCGGTGCTGATGGGTATCACCAAGGCGTCGCTGGCGACCGACTCGTGGCTGTCGGCCGCGTCCTTCCAGGAGACCACTCGAGTGCTGACCGATGCGGCGATCAACTGCCGCTCGGACAAGCTGATCGGTCTGAAGGAGAACGTGATCATCGGCAAGCTGATCCCGGCCGGCACCGGCATCAACCGGTACCGGAACATCCAGGTTCAGCCCACCGAGGAGGCTCGCGCGGCTGCGTACGCGGTTCCGTCTTACGACGACCAGTACTACAGCCCGGAGGGCTTCGGCACCGGCACCGGCGCCGCTGTTCCGCTGGACGACTACGGTTTCGGCAGCGATTACCGCTAGTCGGCACTACCGGTAACCGGTAGGAATGTCCGACACGAAGGTCCCGTCCCCACCCGGGGGCGGGACCTTCGTGCATGCTGGGTGGTGTACCACTGCGTACCCTGAGACCGAGTCGGGCTAATCGGACAAGTCGGGCGAGATGAGGGAAAAATGGCTGGGAAGAAGATCGACCGGGTCAAGGCCGAGAGCGCGCTCGAGGTCGTTCGCGAGAGTCCGACGATCGCACTGATCGTCGCGGCGCCGGCCATCGTCGTGTTCGGTGTCCTGTGGTGGCTCACCGGGTTCGGGACGGCGCTGCTGGTGACGCTGATCGTCGCGGGTCTCGCCGTCGTCGCGAAGAAGGTGTTCTAGCTACAGCTTCTCGACTCGCGCGACCGCACGGACTTCTCCCTCGACGAGGAACCACAGCAGCAGCGACGTGCCGTCCGCGAACGTGCGGATCCGGACGTGGTCGCGGGCGAAGATCGGGCTCAGGTGCTCGACGACGGCCCGGTGCGGTACCTCGCGAAGGTCCGGCCGGTCGGCCAGGTATTCCTCGACCGCGTGCCAGTAGGTGGCGTTGTTGACGTGGTTGAACGGGTCGATGTCCGTGGTCCGCAGGTGGAACGTGCGGTCCCCGACTTCCTGCTCCTCCCAGTCCTCCGACGCGGGTGGCGTCGCCGACAGCCACGGCTTCCAGCGGAGTCGGTGCTCGTCGGTGGTGCGCGCCAGGCTCTCGAGCATGCCGTCGCTGATCCGTGCCGGCATGCCGGTGTCGGTGCCGATGTTGATCCAGAATCCCTCGGTCTCGATCAGCGCGTCCTCGTCGCTCGTCAGCTGCACCCGCATCGCCGACCACCGGGTCGAATGCGCGGAACACCAGCGGCGTAGTCGGATCCGGTCCGGCCAGACGGCGGGCCGGTGCACGTCGATCACGGTGCGGCGCACGACCCACAACGGGTCGGTGTCGTCGAACCCGAAGGCGGTGACGTTGTCGCTGCCGATGTCCTGCAGGTAGCGGGCGACGCCGTCGAGGCGCAGGCGATACGCGCTGTCCACGTCCGCGGTGCGGATGGGGCGCGCGGTCTCGAAGCACAGTTCGGGCGGCGGTGCCGGTGCCAGGACGTGCGGTGCGGTGACGATCTGCGTTGCGGGGGCGATCTGCTCGGAAGCCACGGTGATCCCTCGGTTCGGCGGTTGTCGCCAGCGATTGTGGCAGGTCGTCGACGAGCCGGCACCCAATTCCCGCAGACGATGCTTGTTTCGCCGATGGGCGCCAAGTACAGTCCTGTAGCTGTAACTCTAGGTAACATGAAGGCTGTCACATCGGCGCGGTGGTCGGGCGTGCATCACGTCCGGGCGCGCGAAGGGCGGGAATCGAAATGGCCTACGTCATCACCCAGGCGTGCTGCAACGACGCGAGTTGCGTCTCGGCGTGCCCCGTGAACTGCATCCACCCGACACCGGAGGAAGCGGAGTTCGCGACCACGGAGATGCTCTACATCGAGCCGCAGACGTGCATCGACTGCGGTGCGTGCGTCGACGCCTGCCCGGTCGGCGCGATCTTCCCCGAGGATCAGCTGACCGCGTCGCTCGAGCGGTACCGGGAGATCAACGCCGACTACTACACGCGGCACCCGCTGCAGCCGGGCTGGATCCCGCTGACGCCCGCCACCCCGCCGGTCCGGGACCTCGGCACGCTGCGCGTCGCGATCGTCGGCGCCGGACCGGCGGCCTGCTATGCCGCCGAGGAGTTGCTCAAGCGGTCCGACGTCGAGGTCGAGATGTTCGAGAAGCTGCCTACGCCGTGGGGGCTGGTGCGTGCGGGTGTCGCGCCGGACCATCCCGGCACCAAGGTGGTGACCGAGATGTTCGACTGGTCCCTGGGACGGGACGAGTTCCAGTTCCACCTCAACGTCGAGGTCGGTCAACACGTCAGCCACGCCGACCTGCTGGCCCATCACCACGCGGTGATCTACGCGGTCGGCGCGTCGAGCGACCGCGCGCTCGGGATTCCCGGCGAGGACCTGCCCGGCAGCCACGCCGCGACCGAGTTCGTGGCCTGGTACAACGGGCACCCCGACTACGCGGATCGCACGTTCGACCTCTCGGGTGAGCGGGCCGTCATCGTCGGCAACGGCAACGTCGCGCTCGACGTCGCCCGCATCCTCACGGCGGACCCGGACGATCTCGCCAAGACGGACATTGCCGACCATGCGCTCGAGGCGTTGCGGCGCAGCAATATTCGTGAGGTGGTGCTGCTCGGACGGCGCGGTCCCGCGCAGGCCGCGTACACCAACCCCGAGTTCCTGGCCCTCGGCGACCTGCCGGGTGTCGACGTCGTGATCGACCCGGCCGAGGCGGCGCTCGATCCCGCGTCGCAGGCGCTGCTGGACGGCGGCGTCGAGCCGGCCGTGGTGATGAAGGTGCGCCTGGCGCAGGAGTTCTCGCAGCGCACACCGGCGCCGGGCAACAAGCGGATCGTGTTCCGGTACCTGACGTCGCCGACGGAGATCCTCGGCGCCGACCGGGTGGACGGACTGACCGTGGTCGCGAACGAACTGGTCGAGGACGCCTCCGGCGGCCTTACGGCGCATCCCACCGACGACGCCGAGCGCATCGACACGTCCCTGGTGCTGCGATCGATCGGCTACCGCGGCCGGCCGCTCGCCGGTGTTCCGTTCGACGACCGCCGGGGGGTGATCCCGAACGATCGCGGTCGTGTCGTCGTCGGGGCGGGGGAACCGCTCGACGGTGTGTACGTGACCGGGTGGATCAAGCGGGGCCCCACCGGCGTCATCGGCACCAACAAGACGTGCGCCCGGGAGACGGTGGCCCGGATCGTCGAGGACTTCGAGGCGCGGCGCCTGCCGACACCGGCCGGCGGGCGCAGGGAACTCGGCAAACTGCTGGCGCGCCGTCAGCCCGAGCGGATCTCCCGCCGCGGCTGGGACGCGATCGATCGCGCGGAACGCAGCCGGGGACTGGCCTCGGGGCGGCCGCGCGTGAAGATGACCGAGACGGCCGAGATGGTGGCGGTCGGCCGCAAGCGTCGAGGCCTGTTCGCCGGGTAGCGTCACTGCAGGGGGCATTCGGGCCCTGCGGATTCGGAGGTGGGAAGTGCGCGCAGTGGTGGTCACGGAACTGGCGGGGCCGTCGTCGATGGTGGTGCAGGACGTGCCCGAACCGGACGCGACCAGCCTGGTCCTGATCGACGTGAAGGCCAGCGGCGTGTGCTTCCCGGACCTGCTCATCAGCTACGGCAAGTACCAGCTGCGTCCAGAACCGCCGTTCGTGCCGGGCACCGAGATCGCCGGCGTCGTCGTCAGCGCCCCGGAGGCCAGTGGATTCGAACCGGGGCAGCGAGTGCTCGCCGTGTCGAGCCTCGGTGGTTACGCCGAGCAGGTCGCGGTCCATCCGGCGCTGGTGCTGCCGATCCCGGACGAGCTGGGATTCGACGAGGCCGCGTCGCTCATCATCAACTACCAGACCATGGAGTTCGCGCTGGGTCGCCGGGCCCGGCTGCAGGCGGGGGAGACCGTCGCGATCCTCGGTGCGGCGGGCGGTGTCGGGACGTCGGCGATCCAACTGGCGAAGGCGCACGGCGCGCGGGTGATCGCGGTGGTGCGCCGCGACGGCGCCGACGACTTCCTGCGCGAGATCGGCGCCGACGACGTCGTGCGCCTCACCGACGGATGGGCGACCCGGGTGCGTGAGCTCACCGGTGGGCGCGGAGCCGATGTGGTGGTCGATCCGGTCGGCGGCGACGCGTTCGACGACGCGGTCCGTGCGCTCGCGCCGGAGGGCCGGTTGCTGGTGATCGGATTCGCGGGCGGGGGCATCCCGTCGATCAAGGTCAACCGGGTCCTGTTCCGGAACATCAGCGTCGTCGGGGCCGCGTGGGGTGAGTTCCTGCGGACCGAACCGTCGGCGCTCGCGGAGACGCACGCCGCTCTGGTGAAGCACGTGCGGGCGGGGCTGCGTCCGATCGTGACCGCGCGTTATCCGCTCGCGGCCGCCGCCGAGGCGCTCGCGGACCTCGAGGCGGGGCGCGTCCTCGGAAAGGCCGTCCTCGTCCAGGAGTGAGTGTGTTCCTCATCACCTGAGCCCCTCCTGCGCGGAAAATCTGTTGCTGCAGGTCCGGGGCTCGTGGTGTCGTGGACGAGTCGCGAATCCGGGTGGGGACCGAGCATCCTTGCGTTGTTGCAATAGTTGCGCAGTCGCTACTATTTCCGTTCGTGGCAGATGTGACTCCAGATGAGGTCTACGACGCGCTCGAGGAGTTCATCATGCGTCTCCTGGGCATGGGGGAGTCCGAGTCGATGGACACCCTCGTCGCGATGGACCTGTCCTTCTCGCAGGTTCGCGCGCTCTTCGTGCTGGCGCAGCACGGGGAGCCGATCGCGATCAACGAGGTCGCCGAGTGTCTTCGGATGTCGGTGGCTGCGGCCGGTCGGAACATCGACCAGTTGGTGTGCCAGGAATTGGTACTGCGCCGTGAGGACCCCGGAGATCGCCGGATCAAACGGGTCTCGCTGACGGAGTCCGGGCGAACCCTGGTCTCCCGTCATCTCGAAGACAAGCGTGACGAGCTCCGTGCATTCGCGGGACGGTTGGATCAGCCGGATCGCGGGCGGTTGCTCGAGGCCCTTCAACCGATACTCGCAGGCGACGCCCTGCGGGCCCGAGGTCAGGAATTCTGTACATGACGACGCCCAACTCGACGACCGGACCCCAACCCGGGGCCCCCGAGTCGGACAAGATCGACGGCGCGGTCCTCAAGATCGCCTCCGTGGTGGTGCTCGGTGCCATCATGTCCATCCTCGACGTCACCGTGGTCAGTGTCGCGGTGCCGACGTTCATCGAAACGTTCGATACCACCTATGCAGTCGTCGCCTGGACGATGACCGCCTACACGCTGGCACTGGCCACCGTCATCCCGATCACGGGCTGGGCGGCCGACCGGTTCGGCACCAAGCGGCTGTACATGTCGGCACTCGTGCTCTTCGTGGTGGGTTCCGTGCTGTGTGCCTTCGCCTGGAACATCGAGTCGCTCATCGCGTTCCGCGTGATCCAGGGCTTCGGTGGCGGCATGCTGATGCCGCTCGGCATGACGATCATGACCCGCGCGGCGGGTCCGGAGCGTGTCGGCCGCGTCATGGCGGTCCTCGGTATCCCGATGCTGCTGGGCCCGATCTGCGGTCCGATCCTGGGTGGCTGGCTGATCGACGCCGCCAGCTGGCACTGGATCTTCCTCATCAACCTGCCCGTCGGCATCGTCGCGCTGACGGCCGCGTTCAAGTTGCTGCCCAAGGACAAGCCGAGCCCGTCGCAGGCGTTCGACTTCGTCGGCATGCTGCTGCTCTCGCCCGGTCTGGCGCTGTTCCTGTTCGGTGTGTCGTCGATCCCGGAGACCGGCACCATCGCCTCGGCCCGTGTTCTCGTCTCGGCCGGCATCGGACTGGTGCTGATCATCGGATTCGTGTTCCACGCGCTGCGCAAGGATCACCCGTTGATCGACCTGCGTCTGTTCAAGAACCGGCAGCTGACGGTCGCGGTGCTCACCACGTCGACGTTCATCGTCGCGTTCATGGGTGCGGGTCTGCTGTTCCCGAGCTACTTCATCCAGGTGCGCGGTGAGTCCACGCTGGCCGCGGGCCTGCTGCTCGCGCCGCAGGGCATCGGTGCGATGGTGACGATGCCGATCGCCGGCCGACTGGTCGACAAGATCGGTCCCGGCAAGATCGTGCTGACGGGTCTGCCGCTGATCGCACTGGGCATGTTCTCCTTCACCCAGCTGTCCTCGGACTCGCCGTACTGGCTGCTGCTCGGCTCGCTGTTCGTGCAGGGGCTCGGCATGGGCTGCACCATGATGCCGCTGATGACGGCCGCGATGGTGACGCTGAAGAACGAGATGATCGCCCGCGGTTCGACGCTGATGAACATCGTCCAGCAGACCGCCGGTTCGATCGGCACCGCGACGATGTCCGTGATCCTGACGAACCAGCTCCTCGACCGCGGTCTCACGAACGAGACGGTCATGGCGCAGCACTTCGACCAGGTGGTGGCCACTGAGCCCCCCGGCATGCCGGAACACATCCTGG
This genomic stretch from Prescottella soli harbors:
- a CDS encoding FAD-dependent oxidoreductase; protein product: MAYVITQACCNDASCVSACPVNCIHPTPEEAEFATTEMLYIEPQTCIDCGACVDACPVGAIFPEDQLTASLERYREINADYYTRHPLQPGWIPLTPATPPVRDLGTLRVAIVGAGPAACYAAEELLKRSDVEVEMFEKLPTPWGLVRAGVAPDHPGTKVVTEMFDWSLGRDEFQFHLNVEVGQHVSHADLLAHHHAVIYAVGASSDRALGIPGEDLPGSHAATEFVAWYNGHPDYADRTFDLSGERAVIVGNGNVALDVARILTADPDDLAKTDIADHALEALRRSNIREVVLLGRRGPAQAAYTNPEFLALGDLPGVDVVIDPAEAALDPASQALLDGGVEPAVVMKVRLAQEFSQRTPAPGNKRIVFRYLTSPTEILGADRVDGLTVVANELVEDASGGLTAHPTDDAERIDTSLVLRSIGYRGRPLAGVPFDDRRGVIPNDRGRVVVGAGEPLDGVYVTGWIKRGPTGVIGTNKTCARETVARIVEDFEARRLPTPAGGRRELGKLLARRQPERISRRGWDAIDRAERSRGLASGRPRVKMTETAEMVAVGRKRRGLFAG
- a CDS encoding MarR family winged helix-turn-helix transcriptional regulator yields the protein MADVTPDEVYDALEEFIMRLLGMGESESMDTLVAMDLSFSQVRALFVLAQHGEPIAINEVAECLRMSVAAAGRNIDQLVCQELVLRREDPGDRRIKRVSLTESGRTLVSRHLEDKRDELRAFAGRLDQPDRGRLLEALQPILAGDALRARGQEFCT
- a CDS encoding NADPH:quinone oxidoreductase family protein, whose product is MRAVVVTELAGPSSMVVQDVPEPDATSLVLIDVKASGVCFPDLLISYGKYQLRPEPPFVPGTEIAGVVVSAPEASGFEPGQRVLAVSSLGGYAEQVAVHPALVLPIPDELGFDEAASLIINYQTMEFALGRRARLQAGETVAILGAAGGVGTSAIQLAKAHGARVIAVVRRDGADDFLREIGADDVVRLTDGWATRVRELTGGRGADVVVDPVGGDAFDDAVRALAPEGRLLVIGFAGGGIPSIKVNRVLFRNISVVGAAWGEFLRTEPSALAETHAALVKHVRAGLRPIVTARYPLAAAAEALADLEAGRVLGKAVLVQE
- a CDS encoding DHA2 family efflux MFS transporter permease subunit, translated to MTTPNSTTGPQPGAPESDKIDGAVLKIASVVVLGAIMSILDVTVVSVAVPTFIETFDTTYAVVAWTMTAYTLALATVIPITGWAADRFGTKRLYMSALVLFVVGSVLCAFAWNIESLIAFRVIQGFGGGMLMPLGMTIMTRAAGPERVGRVMAVLGIPMLLGPICGPILGGWLIDAASWHWIFLINLPVGIVALTAAFKLLPKDKPSPSQAFDFVGMLLLSPGLALFLFGVSSIPETGTIASARVLVSAGIGLVLIIGFVFHALRKDHPLIDLRLFKNRQLTVAVLTTSTFIVAFMGAGLLFPSYFIQVRGESTLAAGLLLAPQGIGAMVTMPIAGRLVDKIGPGKIVLTGLPLIALGMFSFTQLSSDSPYWLLLGSLFVQGLGMGCTMMPLMTAAMVTLKNEMIARGSTLMNIVQQTAGSIGTATMSVILTNQLLDRGLTNETVMAQHFDQVVATEPPGMPEHILGAAAEAFGNTFTVAFVLVLCTLIPAFFLPRRRVTPTTEDVQPVMMH